The following proteins are encoded in a genomic region of Sorangiineae bacterium MSr12523:
- a CDS encoding class I SAM-dependent methyltransferase: protein MTSAASAMAARDIARISKASLELMACPACAGALEAFSVGSEAGIACTDCAARFDVRNGIPNLRVDADQRTEVVREFYSVAPFPGYPPRDSLGSLRARAERSEFARLLDRAIPGDARVLEVGCGTGQMSLFLATANRVVLGADLTRASLELGGAAARRFGVDRVTFVETDLRKPGLRPGAFDVVYCSGVLHHTPDPRASFAALAKLAKPGGTIVLGLYNAYARIPHRLRRALGRLSGFKLIPFDPVLRDRNAEPARRDAWLRDQYLHPEEHRHTTAEVQHWFRENGVEYLRTYPDSLIAAEPLQGDEFFTAADDNWHFENWLAQIRWAGSLWHEGGLWITVGRKVDSRNDCPK from the coding sequence GTGACCTCGGCAGCGAGCGCCATGGCCGCGCGTGACATCGCGCGCATTTCGAAGGCGAGCTTGGAGCTCATGGCGTGCCCCGCCTGCGCCGGCGCACTGGAGGCGTTCTCGGTGGGCTCGGAGGCCGGTATCGCGTGCACCGATTGCGCAGCGCGGTTCGACGTCCGAAACGGCATACCCAATTTGCGGGTCGACGCCGACCAGCGAACCGAGGTGGTTCGCGAGTTCTATTCCGTCGCACCTTTTCCGGGGTATCCGCCGAGGGACAGCCTTGGGAGCTTGCGCGCTCGCGCCGAACGCAGCGAATTCGCGCGGCTCCTGGATCGCGCCATCCCTGGCGATGCCCGCGTGCTGGAGGTCGGGTGCGGAACCGGCCAGATGAGCCTTTTTCTCGCCACGGCCAACCGCGTGGTGCTCGGGGCCGATCTGACACGTGCCTCGCTCGAACTCGGGGGCGCCGCGGCCCGGCGATTTGGTGTCGATCGCGTCACCTTCGTGGAGACCGATCTACGGAAACCTGGACTTCGCCCGGGAGCGTTCGACGTCGTTTATTGTTCCGGCGTTTTGCACCACACGCCCGATCCCCGCGCGTCCTTCGCTGCGCTGGCCAAGCTCGCGAAGCCGGGCGGAACGATCGTGCTCGGTCTGTACAATGCGTATGCGCGCATCCCCCACCGACTCCGGCGCGCGCTCGGGCGCCTGAGCGGGTTCAAGCTCATTCCATTCGACCCGGTGCTCCGCGACCGAAACGCGGAGCCCGCGCGGCGGGACGCGTGGCTGCGCGATCAGTACCTACACCCCGAGGAGCACCGTCACACGACGGCCGAAGTCCAACATTGGTTTCGCGAGAACGGGGTCGAATACCTTCGCACGTACCCCGATTCCCTAATAGCCGCCGAACCGCTTCAGGGTGACGAGTTCTTCACGGCCGCGGACGACAATTGGCACTTCGAGAACTGGCTGGCCCAAATCCGTTGGGCGGGCAGCCTTTGGCACGAAGGCGGTTTATGGATCACCGTAGGCCGCAAGGTGGATTCTCGAAACGACTGTCCGAAATAG
- a CDS encoding immunoglobulin domain-containing protein — MTDGQPARFSVAASGNQPLTYQWKQGSTPVPGASTATLSIPTTIYSYHNGATYSVVVTDAAGSQLASQSATLTINPKPPTITESPLSATVVPDSTATFAVAAYGSLPLTYQWNRNGVAIAGATTRSYTTGPNTRAQNNLDAYTVTITNGAKQTTTSAPALLTVAAGSLAPSIVVDCTEEDAAVAHQVTYRRGVVEGFDIGRAHRPPSTIVGNVKNDIQTSGVNFLNATLDINSSEDTPFFAYTAPNLTPSTSGSAPLVQTFNLLRSDATSSALPAAVQISGTPAAYPSSNLDSGYERPCPPKGPQPVGNFYPLPSPGTMMQVAQNAVESWMGDLNSSFPGAIWIGTQEPSHTLGFSTTYDNNGCADVSAADVSKAVSTNIQRFISYWTPIAQYLRANHMLSGGIQLNSGNSDFYDFAAKQIISEPMPLDYFTIQNYSPSPTITQSIYNAYQEFQQHPDYLDVKVIIDRYGLSLGQNEYTTAAGMIQFLQREAELMPYADMMYGYAVATIGIEGAPNAGPTILPPVLKWLQAAPAPLRPLTSTTSDLQAFALVQKNASRRAYVAIWNASTTVSYTTALVLKGFSPDVTASSLTILKGSGTSITSLDQSGITVSGYTIGGLSLNGGEFLLISLQ; from the coding sequence GTGACAGACGGCCAGCCTGCTCGCTTCTCGGTGGCGGCCAGCGGAAATCAGCCGCTGACGTACCAGTGGAAACAGGGCAGCACGCCGGTGCCTGGCGCCAGCACTGCAACGCTCTCGATACCCACGACTATTTACAGCTACCATAACGGCGCCACCTACAGCGTTGTCGTTACTGACGCAGCCGGTTCGCAACTCGCCAGTCAGAGCGCCACCCTGACGATCAATCCCAAGCCGCCCACGATTACGGAATCCCCCCTTAGCGCGACGGTCGTTCCCGATTCAACGGCCACTTTCGCGGTAGCAGCCTATGGATCCCTTCCGCTGACCTACCAGTGGAACCGCAACGGCGTCGCGATCGCGGGAGCCACCACGCGGTCTTACACGACCGGTCCCAATACCCGTGCGCAGAATAATCTCGATGCTTACACGGTTACCATCACCAACGGTGCCAAGCAGACGACGACGAGCGCACCGGCGCTCTTGACCGTTGCTGCCGGCTCGCTCGCGCCCTCCATCGTCGTGGATTGCACCGAGGAGGACGCCGCGGTGGCCCACCAGGTGACGTATCGTCGCGGGGTGGTGGAAGGCTTCGACATCGGTCGCGCGCACAGGCCTCCGTCCACGATCGTCGGGAATGTAAAGAACGATATCCAAACTTCGGGGGTCAATTTTCTCAATGCGACGCTCGACATCAACTCTTCGGAGGACACGCCCTTTTTCGCGTACACGGCACCGAATCTGACCCCCAGCACATCAGGCAGCGCACCCCTCGTGCAGACGTTCAACCTTCTACGGAGCGATGCCACGTCCAGCGCTCTACCGGCCGCAGTGCAGATCAGCGGCACGCCCGCCGCCTACCCGAGCAGCAACCTCGATTCGGGCTATGAACGCCCTTGTCCACCAAAGGGCCCCCAACCCGTCGGCAACTTTTACCCCTTACCCTCGCCGGGAACCATGATGCAGGTGGCCCAGAACGCGGTGGAAAGTTGGATGGGTGATCTTAACTCGTCATTTCCGGGCGCTATCTGGATCGGCACGCAGGAGCCGTCGCATACCCTGGGCTTTTCGACTACTTACGATAACAACGGCTGCGCCGATGTATCTGCTGCGGACGTGAGCAAGGCCGTGTCGACGAATATCCAGCGCTTCATCTCCTACTGGACACCCATCGCGCAATACCTTCGTGCCAACCACATGCTGAGCGGTGGCATCCAGCTGAATTCGGGAAATAGCGACTTCTACGATTTTGCTGCCAAACAAATTATTTCCGAGCCAATGCCGCTCGACTATTTCACGATTCAGAATTACTCGCCGTCACCAACCATCACTCAGTCCATCTACAACGCCTATCAAGAGTTTCAGCAACACCCCGACTACCTCGACGTCAAGGTCATCATCGATCGCTACGGCCTTTCCCTTGGCCAGAACGAGTACACGACCGCTGCCGGTATGATCCAGTTCCTGCAACGCGAAGCCGAGCTTATGCCATATGCCGACATGATGTACGGCTACGCGGTGGCGACCATCGGAATAGAAGGCGCGCCGAATGCTGGGCCTACCATCTTGCCGCCCGTGTTGAAGTGGCTCCAGGCCGCGCCAGCGCCACTTCGCCCGCTCACTTCCACCACGAGCGACCTACAGGCGTTCGCCCTGGTTCAAAAGAATGCATCTCGACGTGCTTACGTTGCAATCTGGAATGCCTCTACAACGGTTTCCTACACGACTGCGCTCGTTCTGAAAGGCTTCAGCCCCGACGTCACCGCATCGAGCCTCACCATCCTGAAAGGCAGTGGAACCAGCATCACCTCGCTCGACCAATCTGGAATTACGGTCAGCGGCTACACGATCGGCGGCTTGTCACTGAACGGCGGCGAGTTCCTGTTGATCAGCCTCCAATGA
- the yacG gene encoding DNA gyrase inhibitor YacG, whose product MRCPICNKTLTEAMRESRPFCSPRCKQVDLGKWLNGEYVIPGTEQESSDAGEVPQQPKDEKS is encoded by the coding sequence ATGCGTTGCCCCATCTGCAACAAGACGCTGACCGAGGCGATGCGTGAATCGCGGCCGTTTTGCTCGCCGCGGTGCAAGCAAGTCGACCTCGGGAAATGGTTGAACGGGGAGTACGTCATCCCCGGCACCGAGCAGGAAAGCTCCGACGCCGGCGAAGTGCCCCAACAGCCCAAGGACGAGAAATCATGA
- a CDS encoding serine/threonine protein kinase, with the protein MQGISLQQREDELRRLVGQVVDERYRIIELLGAGGIGAVYEAEHLGLGRRVALKFIDREYAQVESVASRFTREARAVGRIRSDHIVSVHDTGSCDGRPYLVMELLRGEDLGCRLRRLGKLSIGETLQIAAQTLRGLADAHDAGIVHRDLKPDNVFLLSRGPVVAARSFVKIVDFGMSKMECTDHRVSFITRAGTVIGTPLYMSPEQAQAVADVDGRADLYSLGAMMFECISGRPPHVGEGYEQIIMSICMNDAPDLRSVEPSVSAEVARLVERALRRDRSRRFVSARQMLVAVTTLCEYGAGADVADVADAADVAGVADAAEVADVAEEQVAAKTLLAGGAAEPLRAVRARVEAAVRAEAARVQAARVQAAVRPEAVGPPTPAQDLPVHTVPLAAAPSPAHPESPSSPAPPPTRRSLIVVAGTLAAITGATITMWALPKLLTPATHGEAPPVSTADAAVPSPVILPEEPNP; encoded by the coding sequence GTGCAAGGCATTTCCCTCCAACAGCGGGAAGATGAGCTTCGCAGGCTCGTCGGCCAGGTGGTCGACGAGCGCTACCGCATCATCGAGCTTCTCGGCGCCGGAGGCATCGGCGCCGTCTACGAAGCCGAGCATCTTGGCTTAGGGCGCAGGGTTGCGCTCAAATTCATCGACCGCGAGTACGCGCAGGTCGAGTCGGTCGCGAGCCGTTTCACGCGCGAAGCGCGCGCGGTGGGGCGCATTCGCAGCGATCACATCGTATCCGTTCACGACACCGGTTCGTGCGACGGCCGTCCCTATCTGGTGATGGAGCTGCTGCGCGGCGAGGACCTGGGTTGCCGCCTGCGCCGGCTCGGCAAGCTGTCGATTGGGGAGACCTTGCAGATTGCCGCGCAGACGCTGCGCGGGCTTGCCGACGCGCACGACGCGGGCATCGTCCACCGCGATCTGAAGCCGGACAATGTCTTCTTGCTGTCGCGCGGGCCGGTGGTCGCGGCGCGCAGTTTCGTGAAGATCGTCGACTTTGGCATGTCGAAGATGGAGTGCACCGATCACCGTGTGAGCTTCATCACGCGTGCCGGCACCGTCATCGGGACGCCTTTGTACATGTCGCCGGAGCAGGCGCAGGCCGTGGCCGACGTGGATGGCCGGGCCGATCTGTACAGCCTCGGGGCGATGATGTTCGAGTGCATTTCGGGCCGTCCGCCGCACGTGGGGGAGGGCTACGAGCAGATCATCATGTCGATCTGCATGAACGACGCGCCGGACTTGCGGTCGGTGGAGCCGAGTGTCTCGGCCGAGGTGGCGCGCCTGGTGGAGCGAGCTTTGCGCCGCGACCGCTCGCGGCGTTTCGTGTCGGCGCGGCAGATGCTCGTGGCGGTGACCACGCTGTGCGAATACGGCGCGGGCGCGGACGTCGCGGATGTCGCGGACGCGGCGGATGTTGCGGGTGTCGCGGACGCGGCGGAGGTCGCGGACGTCGCGGAGGAGCAGGTGGCGGCGAAGACGCTTCTCGCGGGTGGTGCGGCCGAGCCTTTGCGGGCGGTGCGGGCTCGCGTGGAGGCCGCCGTGCGCGCGGAGGCGGCGCGCGTGCAGGCGGCGCGCGTGCAGGCGGCGGTGCGCCCGGAGGCGGTGGGGCCCCCCACGCCCGCGCAGGACCTTCCGGTACACACCGTACCGTTAGCCGCGGCGCCGTCCCCAGCGCACCCCGAGTCGCCATCGTCCCCAGCGCCGCCCCCGACGCGGAGGTCTCTCATCGTCGTTGCCGGCACCCTCGCCGCGATAACGGGCGCCACCATCACGATGTGGGCCCTTCCCAAGCTTCTCACCCCCGCCACGCACGGCGAGGCGCCTCCCGTCTCCACTGCCGACGCAGCGGTGCCGAGCCCGGTCATCCTCCCCGAGGAGCCGAATCCGTAG
- a CDS encoding GNAT family N-acetyltransferase: protein MTRPLNDSTALRPEDARPSVTMRRLEAGDLEDIAALCDEAAIAGASPEGPAPMDRGYLRSRLFGGEAKFEAYGLYEGGRLIAWGALAPHTYRPVYNVCAEISLVVATSRRRRGLGRRLAAHLLERAHAHRLHTVLVVLPSEPTHPMAWAVRLGFVSVGGLSGALQTGDDEWCDIVLMQKYLAYEEPGQ from the coding sequence ATGACCAGACCCCTGAATGATAGCACCGCGCTAAGACCGGAGGACGCGCGGCCGAGCGTGACGATGCGGCGTCTCGAGGCCGGCGATCTGGAGGACATCGCCGCGCTCTGCGACGAGGCTGCGATCGCGGGCGCGTCCCCGGAGGGGCCCGCGCCGATGGACCGCGGATACTTGCGGTCGCGTCTCTTCGGCGGCGAGGCGAAGTTCGAGGCGTACGGATTGTACGAAGGCGGCCGCCTCATCGCGTGGGGGGCGCTCGCGCCGCACACCTACCGCCCCGTGTACAATGTCTGCGCGGAGATCAGCCTCGTGGTCGCGACTTCGCGCCGGCGTCGCGGGCTCGGCCGCCGGCTGGCCGCGCATTTGCTCGAGCGCGCGCACGCGCATCGTCTCCACACTGTGCTCGTCGTGCTCCCCAGCGAGCCGACGCACCCGATGGCGTGGGCCGTCCGTCTCGGATTCGTCAGCGTGGGAGGCCTCTCCGGTGCCCTCCAAACGGGCGACGACGAATGGTGCGACATCGTGCTTATGCAGAAGTACCTCGCATACGAGGAGCCGGGCCAATGA
- a CDS encoding DUF5989 family protein, translating to MIKRRGKFRRGLSVLASAAPSIAETAAAIWKNEKKNRWVVPLLVFLCLTGLLLVVASTVEVMAPFIYTIF from the coding sequence ATGATCAAGCGACGCGGAAAATTTCGACGCGGGTTGAGCGTACTTGCGAGCGCCGCACCCTCCATCGCGGAAACCGCTGCGGCAATTTGGAAGAACGAGAAGAAGAACCGCTGGGTCGTTCCGCTTTTGGTGTTCCTATGTTTGACGGGACTCCTCCTGGTCGTGGCCAGCACGGTGGAGGTCATGGCGCCATTCATCTATACGATCTTCTGA
- a CDS encoding acireductone dioxygenase translates to MSRLRVYRDDTRPDVFDEYSTFETIRDAAAEAKIRFERWDASRVLAPDASQDEVLAAYADSIRKLERECGFGTADVVSVNPGTPNHAEMRKKFLDEHTHSEDEARFFVEGSGLFCIHYEHAVYALECTKGDLINVVAGTRHWFDMGPVPRFTAIRLFTDPKGWVANFTGSDVAGRFPRYTRV, encoded by the coding sequence ATGAGCCGTTTGCGCGTTTACCGAGACGATACCCGCCCCGACGTTTTCGACGAGTATTCCACCTTCGAAACCATCCGCGATGCGGCAGCGGAGGCCAAGATTCGCTTCGAACGCTGGGACGCATCGCGCGTTCTTGCACCGGACGCTTCCCAGGACGAGGTCCTCGCGGCCTATGCCGATTCCATTCGCAAATTGGAACGCGAGTGCGGATTTGGCACGGCCGACGTCGTTTCGGTGAATCCAGGCACGCCGAACCACGCTGAAATGCGCAAGAAGTTCCTCGACGAGCACACCCACTCCGAGGACGAGGCGCGATTTTTCGTCGAGGGCTCGGGGCTCTTTTGCATCCATTACGAGCACGCCGTTTACGCGCTCGAGTGCACCAAGGGTGACCTCATCAACGTCGTCGCGGGCACGCGCCACTGGTTCGACATGGGGCCCGTGCCGCGCTTCACCGCGATCCGCCTTTTCACCGACCCCAAAGGCTGGGTGGCCAACTTCACCGGTTCCGACGTGGCGGGCCGCTTTCCGCGTTACACAAGGGTTTAG
- the mtnC gene encoding acireductone synthase encodes MGSAPEVVLLDIEGTTTDISFVHDVLFPLSRRALPEYIAEHWNDDEVRDAREATGASDIGGLIEHLTAWIDADRKEPTLKAIQGKIWRGAFESGQVKSHVYPDVPVAFQRWKARGIRIAIFSSGSIEAQELLFRHSEQGDLTGFLSGYFDPTTAGPKREVRAYEAILRALGTRQVAFLSDVTAELDAARTAGLSTWQLLRPGVADDAGSTHPKVSTFAPDELGF; translated from the coding sequence ATGGGATCGGCGCCGGAGGTGGTGCTTCTCGATATCGAGGGAACGACGACGGACATTTCCTTCGTCCACGACGTTCTGTTCCCACTCTCGCGCCGTGCCTTGCCCGAGTACATCGCGGAGCATTGGAACGACGACGAGGTGCGCGACGCTCGCGAAGCGACGGGTGCGAGCGATATCGGGGGCCTCATCGAACATCTGACGGCGTGGATCGATGCCGATCGCAAAGAGCCCACGCTCAAGGCGATTCAAGGGAAAATCTGGCGCGGTGCATTCGAATCCGGCCAGGTGAAGAGCCATGTGTACCCCGATGTGCCGGTGGCCTTTCAGCGATGGAAGGCGCGGGGGATCCGCATCGCGATTTTTAGCTCGGGTTCGATCGAGGCGCAGGAGCTCCTGTTTCGCCATTCGGAGCAGGGCGATCTCACGGGGTTTCTCAGCGGCTACTTCGATCCGACCACGGCGGGGCCCAAACGCGAGGTGCGCGCGTACGAGGCCATTTTGCGCGCGCTGGGCACGCGACAGGTGGCGTTTCTCTCCGATGTGACCGCCGAACTGGATGCGGCGCGCACGGCGGGGCTTTCCACGTGGCAGCTCCTGAGGCCGGGGGTCGCGGACGATGCGGGGAGCACGCACCCCAAGGTTTCGACCTTCGCCCCCGACGAACTCGGGTTCTGA
- a CDS encoding PrsW family intramembrane metalloprotease gives MVFSFLRWFLPAVLPAVLLVFGVYHTDEEKEPIWLVSLVFFLGALFGGVAFYIEARAAAWTGLDIRASVSGEAGALLFLFAVVAPVREAAKVSATWAAFRTRHFDEPYDGLVYASAAALGFAAVENALLLRAHASGGIWLARAALALPAHLFFACAWGYALGRSRQLKTPGTLFPVTWVGSVAAHGLYIHFVYGRGPGALIATVPLLIGMAGVAWIGARDLRKRSNEGPVSSAPGSGPRISFMPLEALSQPPSLRAVREALRRSEQPVKYRWIAYGALVTLGAMLVGLVLSILFGNWANVDFSLVDEHTVSTTAPVALLGAGLLGAFPVSGYLVARASNARTLLEPALATALALLATLLVLGFAAPMALVFALAFSPIAWGLACAGAWVGRGAKA, from the coding sequence ATGGTCTTCTCGTTCCTGAGGTGGTTCCTTCCCGCGGTGTTGCCGGCGGTGCTCCTGGTGTTCGGCGTCTACCACACCGACGAGGAGAAGGAGCCCATCTGGCTCGTGAGCCTCGTGTTCTTCTTGGGCGCGCTCTTTGGTGGCGTGGCCTTTTACATCGAGGCGAGGGCGGCTGCGTGGACGGGGCTGGACATCCGCGCCTCCGTGTCGGGCGAGGCGGGTGCGCTCCTCTTCTTGTTCGCTGTGGTGGCGCCCGTGCGCGAGGCGGCCAAGGTCTCCGCGACGTGGGCGGCGTTTCGAACGCGCCACTTCGACGAGCCGTACGACGGCTTGGTTTACGCGAGCGCGGCGGCGCTGGGGTTCGCGGCCGTGGAGAATGCGCTGCTTCTGCGCGCGCACGCCTCGGGCGGCATCTGGCTCGCGCGTGCGGCGCTCGCGCTGCCGGCGCACCTCTTTTTCGCGTGCGCGTGGGGCTATGCGCTGGGTCGCTCGCGGCAGCTGAAGACACCGGGCACGCTCTTTCCGGTGACGTGGGTGGGGTCGGTGGCGGCGCACGGGCTGTACATCCATTTCGTGTACGGCCGCGGGCCGGGCGCCCTCATTGCGACCGTGCCGCTGCTGATCGGCATGGCCGGCGTCGCGTGGATCGGCGCGCGTGACCTGCGCAAGCGCAGCAACGAGGGACCGGTGTCGTCGGCGCCTGGCTCGGGGCCGCGCATCTCGTTCATGCCGCTGGAAGCGCTGTCGCAGCCGCCGAGCCTTCGCGCGGTGCGGGAGGCGCTGCGGCGGAGCGAGCAACCGGTGAAATACCGGTGGATCGCTTACGGGGCGCTGGTGACCTTGGGGGCCATGCTGGTGGGGCTCGTGCTGTCAATCCTGTTCGGCAATTGGGCCAACGTGGATTTCTCGCTGGTCGACGAGCACACCGTGTCCACCACGGCTCCGGTGGCGCTGCTGGGGGCAGGGCTTTTGGGGGCATTTCCCGTGAGCGGGTACCTCGTGGCCCGGGCCTCGAATGCGCGCACCCTGCTCGAGCCCGCTTTGGCGACGGCCCTCGCCCTTTTGGCGACATTGCTCGTGCTCGGCTTTGCTGCACCGATGGCCCTGGTGTTCGCGCTGGCCTTTTCGCCGATCGCCTGGGGTCTAGCGTGCGCGGGCGCTTGGGTGGGGCGTGGCGCCAAGGCTTGA
- a CDS encoding methylthioribulose 1-phosphate dehydratase, with amino-acid sequence MSTSTPSNQGSKAPAANLEAAAAALVAVGRDFYGRGWALATGGNFSTRVGEGSMMITASGREKGALTPQDMVVLDLDGHPLPPHSAGSNGSRARPSAEAKLHARLYTRIPEIGAVLHVHSPCATVLSRLDAAQGVLEISGYEMLKALSDVRTHEHKERVPIFHNSQNMDDLAREVDAWMDAFGTESIHGYLVAGHGLYAWGRHMDEARRHVEAFEFLFDCTLRYRACQPIAVA; translated from the coding sequence ATGAGCACCTCCACGCCCTCCAACCAAGGATCGAAGGCCCCCGCCGCCAACCTCGAAGCCGCCGCGGCCGCGCTGGTCGCCGTCGGGCGCGACTTCTACGGTCGCGGTTGGGCGCTCGCCACCGGCGGCAACTTCTCGACGCGCGTGGGCGAGGGATCCATGATGATCACGGCCTCGGGACGCGAAAAAGGCGCGCTCACGCCGCAGGACATGGTCGTTCTCGATCTGGACGGCCATCCACTCCCGCCCCACTCGGCAGGCTCCAATGGCAGCCGGGCGCGTCCCAGCGCCGAGGCGAAATTGCACGCCCGGCTTTACACGCGCATCCCGGAAATCGGCGCCGTGTTGCACGTGCACTCGCCGTGCGCCACCGTTCTCTCGCGGCTCGATGCGGCCCAGGGCGTGCTCGAGATTAGCGGCTACGAAATGCTGAAAGCGCTTTCGGACGTGCGCACGCACGAACACAAGGAGCGCGTGCCGATCTTCCACAATTCGCAAAACATGGACGACCTCGCCCGCGAGGTCGACGCGTGGATGGACGCGTTCGGGACGGAGTCGATCCACGGTTACCTCGTGGCGGGACACGGCCTATATGCGTGGGGGCGTCATATGGACGAGGCCCGGCGTCATGTCGAAGCCTTCGAGTTTCTCTTCGATTGCACCCTTCGTTATCGCGCCTGTCAGCCCATCGCAGTTGCCTGA
- a CDS encoding GNAT family N-acetyltransferase → MTFRKAELQDAEAIARIYNEAMPPGVYVTPELAQVTAESRRRWMSEVAAPFGAWVLEAGQGEVVGWCSLRPFAVRPTYPRIAEISAYVTIGKRGLIGARLLACAVHVARRRGFRSIVSIVSDKNRVSVSGCVTYGFKPAAVLYEVGRLGGNLENALWLQKSLLIDDPAPYRKIRDSILRTECADERTYL, encoded by the coding sequence ATGACGTTCCGAAAAGCAGAGCTCCAGGACGCGGAGGCGATCGCGCGCATTTACAACGAGGCCATGCCGCCCGGCGTGTACGTGACGCCCGAGCTGGCGCAGGTGACCGCCGAGAGCCGGCGCCGCTGGATGTCGGAGGTGGCAGCGCCCTTTGGCGCTTGGGTCCTCGAGGCGGGGCAGGGTGAGGTCGTCGGTTGGTGCTCTCTCCGCCCGTTCGCCGTAAGGCCGACCTATCCGCGCATCGCCGAGATCTCGGCATACGTGACGATCGGAAAGCGCGGCCTCATCGGCGCCCGGTTGCTCGCCTGCGCCGTTCACGTGGCGCGGCGCCGTGGGTTTCGATCCATCGTCTCGATTGTGAGTGACAAGAATCGGGTGAGCGTCTCGGGATGCGTCACCTACGGATTCAAGCCGGCGGCGGTGCTCTACGAGGTCGGCAGGTTGGGCGGGAATCTCGAGAACGCGCTGTGGCTCCAAAAGAGCCTGCTCATCGACGATCCGGCCCCGTATCGCAAAATCCGCGACTCCATTCTTCGCACCGAGTGCGCGGACGAACGGACGTATCTATGA
- the rpsT gene encoding 30S ribosomal protein S20 has translation MANHPSAEKRNRQRIKRTNRNRSVKSAVRTLVKRVRTEVTAKNQEGAKSALALAIQAIDKAAGKRVFHFKAASRTVARLSAAVHKLTTGA, from the coding sequence GTGGCCAATCATCCCTCCGCAGAAAAGCGCAATCGCCAGCGCATCAAGCGCACGAACCGTAACCGTTCCGTGAAGAGCGCCGTGCGCACCCTCGTGAAGCGTGTCCGCACCGAGGTCACCGCGAAGAACCAGGAAGGGGCAAAGTCGGCCCTCGCCCTTGCGATCCAAGCGATCGACAAGGCCGCTGGCAAGCGCGTCTTTCACTTCAAGGCAGCATCGCGCACCGTCGCGCGTCTCTCCGCCGCCGTCCACAAGCTCACGACCGGCGCCTGA
- a CDS encoding alpha/beta hydrolase has product MLERFSDRREVVSINYAGCSNSTIPEGDLSLDILVEQVASAIRHASSGPVDLLGDSLGAVVSAATAARHPDLVRRLVLIAGWANSGDPRHQLIFSTWARLEAQDSELGMRYGLSLALTPSFVTSLGHENIEEIIAQKPPAHTIRRIEFALRVDIHEEVKKITAPTLIIRGQHDFMIPEYQTRVLHEAIAGSEYVALESGHGVLLERPNEVVALVRKFLLET; this is encoded by the coding sequence GTGCTCGAGCGCTTTTCCGATCGACGGGAAGTCGTCAGTATCAACTATGCTGGATGCTCGAATTCGACGATCCCCGAGGGAGACTTATCACTCGACATTCTCGTCGAGCAGGTCGCCAGTGCGATTCGCCACGCTTCCAGTGGGCCCGTCGACCTGTTAGGCGATTCTCTGGGCGCGGTGGTGTCGGCTGCGACAGCGGCGCGCCATCCGGATCTCGTGCGGCGGTTGGTGCTGATTGCGGGCTGGGCGAACAGCGGAGATCCGCGCCATCAGTTGATCTTCAGCACCTGGGCGCGGCTCGAGGCCCAAGATTCCGAGCTAGGAATGCGCTACGGTCTCTCCCTCGCGCTCACCCCGTCGTTCGTCACGTCGCTTGGTCATGAAAATATCGAGGAAATCATTGCTCAAAAGCCCCCTGCGCACACGATTCGGCGTATCGAGTTCGCCTTGCGAGTCGACATACACGAAGAGGTGAAGAAGATAACGGCGCCCACGCTGATCATTCGCGGGCAACACGATTTCATGATTCCAGAATACCAAACGCGTGTTCTGCACGAGGCGATTGCGGGGAGCGAATACGTGGCGCTCGAGAGCGGCCACGGAGTCTTGCTCGAACGACCAAACGAGGTGGTTGCGCTCGTTCGTAAGTTCCTTCTAGAAACCTGA